One genomic window of Cydia splendana chromosome 16, ilCydSple1.2, whole genome shotgun sequence includes the following:
- the LOC134798434 gene encoding uncharacterized protein LOC134798434 — protein sequence MAPDFPAKEINGINLENYYPSKRSCNSVSYIHKKFFNISKETVPRISQHTDKTDLKIIDRMKKTRHKTSKQNKANKTDKHIDETSVCNDEVLGQTIRFAKNIVPIVIPPSTNDRSPVYYTIKTSRKSRLRNNKPGDYPVTQDSRTYRKQQEKKVIETFRKENFKSQTESFSHESFSRSSVENIVISQSLNSSVSELTERKVRKARHNDKRLNRSNVAASESLEALATELLQTSGEAKIKIHLMDDTAKDLFYESIRKPVIEAIRESVAEIMHSKEEESKTVHRYVQYHSQKLDNILDKLACIEKRLDGAEEKVKIRKERCKVSALEEIGEDMAEENEDSEDEMGVVYNAEEKRRGRCASGIVRLNPLHKIDEVSPCSGDGEVINQKAIAPTISSRPDKISTRYCWTDSANQ from the exons ATGGCACCAG aTTTTCCAGCAAAGGAGATTAACGgtataaatttagaaaattaCTATCCTAGCAAACGGTCTTGTAACTCAGTGTCTTACATTCATAAGAAATTCTTCAACATCTCTAAGGAAACGGTTCCTCGTATTAGTCAACACACTGACAAAACTGATCTAAAAATTATAGATCGCATGAAGAAAACAAGacataaaacatctaaacaaaATAAAGCAAACAAAACTGATAAGCATATTGATGAAACCAGTGTATGTAACGACGAAGTTTTAGGACAAACTATAAGATTCGCAAAAAATATAGTCCCTATAGTCATTCCTCCGAGCACCAACGATAGGTCTCCTGTTTACTATACTATAAAGACCTCAAGAAAATCACGGCTCAGGAATAATAAGCCAGGAGATTATCCTGTCACCCAAGATTCTAGGACGTACAGAAAGCAACAAGAAAAGAAAGTTATAGAAACGTTTCGCAAAGAAAATTTTAAAAGTCAGACGGAGAGTTTCAGTCATGAATCTTTTAGCAGATCGTCTGTAGAAAATATAGTCATCAGCCAATCTCTTAACAGTTCTGTTTCTGAATTAACTGAAAGAAAAGTAAGAAAAGCGCGTCATAATGATAAAAGATTGAATAGATCTAACGTCGCCGCATCAGAGTCTTTGGAGGCTTTAGCTACTGAACTATTGCAAACATCCGGTGAAGCCAAGATAAAAATTCATCTCATGGATGACACGGCTAAAGACCTTTTCTATGAATCAATCCGTAAGCCAGTCATAGAAGCGATTAGAGAATCCGTAGCAGAAATAATGCATTCCAAGGAAGAAGAATCTAAAACTGTGCATAGATATGTGCAATATCACAGTCAGAAGTTAGATAATATTTTAGATAAACTAGCATGCATTGAGAAAAGATTAGATGGTGCTGAAGAGAAAGTTAAAATACGTAAAGAAAGATGTAAAGTGTCCGCTCTTGAAGAAATAGGCGAGGATATGGCAGAGGAGAATGAGGATTCTGAAGATGAAATGGGTGTTGTTTACAACGCTGAAGAAAAACGGAGAGGCAGGTGCGCTAGTGGTATAGTTAGACTAAATCCTTTACACAAAATAGATGAAGTAAGCCCTTGCAGCGGCGATGGAGAAGTAATAAATCAAAAGGCAATAGCTCCTACAATTTCATCGCGTCCCGACAAAATTTCCACTAGATACTGCTGGACAGATTCCGCCAACCAATAA